A window of Helicobacter macacae MIT 99-5501 genomic DNA:
AAATATATTTTTTAAAATCAGTTTTTTGCTTATGTTAAGTGTTGGTTTATTGACTATTTATAAGGGTTTTATTATGATTAGTAAAATCTTTTAAAGGGAAATGATGAGTAATGCGACTAAAAAAAGTGGCACAAAAGCGGTGTTTTTTGATAGAGATGGAATCATAAACAAAGACATAGGCTATGTGTATAAGCAAGAGGATTTTGAATTCCAAGATGGGATTTTTGACTTGCTGAAGTTTTGCAAAGAGAGAGGCTACCTGCTACTTGTAGTAACCAATCAAAGCGGAATCGGTAGGGGATTTTATACGCTAGAGGATTTCAAAAAACTTAGCTCATATATGCAATCTCAAGTGCAAGCTAGACTTGGATTTAAATTTGATAGCATTTATTTTTGTCCGCATTCGCC
This region includes:
- a CDS encoding D-glycero-alpha-D-manno-heptose-1,7-bisphosphate 7-phosphatase; this encodes MSNATKKSGTKAVFFDRDGIINKDIGYVYKQEDFEFQDGIFDLLKFCKERGYLLLVVTNQSGIGRGFYTLEDFKKLSSYMQSQVQARLGFKFDSIYFCPHSPDEECECRKPKSAMIEQAKKDYNVNLDESFIIGDKITDMQAGQEGGIRHKLFVSKAFSSQVKNISNLHTLATLSEAREVMNNILNPKI